The following are encoded together in the Humulus lupulus chromosome 5, drHumLupu1.1, whole genome shotgun sequence genome:
- the LOC133834568 gene encoding cyclic nucleotide-gated ion channel 1-like isoform X1: protein MRGFHLFSYLTLGAHSVPRDLERWNNFDTFYLDNLPEVSIIEMTKMIIPQIRIPEWSIVMNTLTQSWKTDNGPDEKKSRWTKIKEILKQNIMRPLPMWKKIFIVICVVAVTLDPLFFYIPMIDQELKCIKTDKKLGILAVTLRSLVDIVYIVDIILNVSKAYEVVRRENLLKSGQMVKNALAVAHRLSWSLILIDFLAILPVPQVIIFVFVEGLGCSGSSKKKWLNICLLSQYVPRTLRIYQSCKDLVRIQDTVTRMVWVKGGLNFLLYILSSHVIGGFWYFYSFQREASCWKTRLICDKYKTICGGNDLCDVVSKNIELINKECPIDTNDKKKFNYGIFFEAIESGVLGSYDIPQKVMYGFCWGLRHLSSLGENLVTSTYIWENCFAMAITIIGLLLFMYLIGNLQTYMQLATTRSEEIGEKMKLKEREVEIWIEKRGLPMEEKTSIMQKVKQKLKENKEVDVENLLSILPFEDRKRIKLLLCLPLLRKVSMFQNMEKEVLDIICEHLEPMMYTERSYMIREGEPLDQMLFITYGTAWVYTNNASSHNNNAHDHHSGTNNNSDDSLAMRKSSTRRLKKYDYVGEELLEWSLTHNTLSGFPIATTNVKSHTKVEVFALRANDLMNIVRKNYKLFRRNIQTYSTNSGANVQMMNEGPLKSQSSKYQRL from the exons AATTCCTGAATGGAGTATAGTAATGAACACGTTAACCCAATCCTGGAAGACCGATAATGGACCAGATGAAAAGAAGAGCAGGTGGACCAAGATAAAGGAAATTCTCAAGCAAAACATCATGAGGCCTCTTCCAATGTGGAAAAAGATATTTATAGTTATCTGTGTTGTTGCGGTTACACTGGACCCTCTGTTCTTCTACATTCCCATGATAGACCAGGAACTCAAGTGCATTAAAACAGACAAGAAGTTGGGAATTTTAGCTGTTACTTTAAGATCATTAGTAGATATAGTTTATATAGTAGATATTATACTCAACGTATCCAAAGCATATGAGGTAGTACGAAGAGAAAATTTATTGAAAAGTGGTCAGATGGTAAAAAATGCTTTGGCAGTGGCACATAGGCTCTCGTGGTCTCTCATCTTAATTGACTTTTTGGCCATTCTCCCAGTCCCACAg GTTATAATATTTGTTTTCGTTGAAGGACTTGGGTGCTCGGGATCTTCGAAGAAAAAGTGGCTAAACATTTGTCTTCTCTCTCAATATGTACCAAGGACTCTTCGAATTTACCAATCGTGCAAGGATCTTGTAAGGATCCAAGATACAGTGACTAGAATGGTTTGGGTTAAGGGTGGACTAAACTTTTTACTATACATCCTTTCTAGTCAT GTGATTGGAGGCTTTTGGTACTTTTACTCATTTCAAAGAGAAGCATCATGCTGGAAAACTAGATTAATTTGTGACAAATATAAGACAATCTGTGGTGGAAACGATCTTTGTGATGTCGTATCAAAAAACATAGAACTTATCAATAAAGAGTGTCCGATAGATACGAACGATAAGAAGAAATTCAATTATGGGATATTTTTCGAAGCTATAGAGTCTGGTGTGCTGGGATCATATGATATTCCCCAAAAGGTCATGTATGGCTTTTGTTGGGGACTGCGACATTTGAG TTCGCTTGGTGAAAACCTCGTAACAAGTACCTATATATGGGAGAACTGCTTTGCAATGGCTATCACTATCATAGGCTTGCTACTCTTTATGTATCTAATTGGAAACTTGCAG ACATATATGCAGCTGGCAACTACAAGATCAGAAGAGATAGGAGAAAAGATGAAGTTGAAAGAACGAGAGGTAGAAATATGGATTGAAAAAAGGGGTCTACCAATGGAAGAAAAGACCTCAATCATGCAAAAAGTAAAGCAAAAGTTGAAGGAAAACAAAGAAGTTGATGTTGAGAATCTACTTTCTATACTTCCCTTTGAAGATAGAAAGCGCATAAAGCTTCTCTTGTGCTTGCCTTTGCTAAGAAAA GTTTCAATGTTTCAAAATATGGAGAAGGAAGTATTGGACATCATTTGTGAACACCTTGAGCCAATGATGTATACTGAGAGAAGCTATATGATCAGAGAAGGGGAGCCACTTGATCAAATGCTTTTCATCACGTACGGTACTGCTTGGGTCTACACAAACAATGCTAGTAGTCACAACAACAATGCTCATGATCATCACAGTGGTACTAATAATAATAGTGATGATTCGTTGGCAATGAGAAAAAGTAGTACAAGACGTCTTAAGAAGTATGATTATGTTGGAGAAGAGCTATTGGAGTGGTCATTGACGCACAATACCTTAAGTGGCTTCCCCATTGCGACTACCAACGTCAAGTCTCACACTAAAGTTGAAGTGTTTGCTCTTAGGGCCAATGACTTGATGAATATTGTTCGTAAAAACTATAAATTGTTCAGGCGGAATATCCAAACCTACTCCACTAATTCTGGGGCCAATGTGCAAATGATGAATGAAGGTCCTCTCAAGTCTCAAAGTTCCAAGTATCAACGCTTATAG
- the LOC133834568 gene encoding cyclic nucleotide-gated ion channel 1-like isoform X2: MSEKREHNSQQQESTAMDENSEEKKDERIPEWSIVMNTLTQSWKTDNGPDEKKSRWTKIKEILKQNIMRPLPMWKKIFIVICVVAVTLDPLFFYIPMIDQELKCIKTDKKLGILAVTLRSLVDIVYIVDIILNVSKAYEVVRRENLLKSGQMVKNALAVAHRLSWSLILIDFLAILPVPQVIIFVFVEGLGCSGSSKKKWLNICLLSQYVPRTLRIYQSCKDLVRIQDTVTRMVWVKGGLNFLLYILSSHVIGGFWYFYSFQREASCWKTRLICDKYKTICGGNDLCDVVSKNIELINKECPIDTNDKKKFNYGIFFEAIESGVLGSYDIPQKVMYGFCWGLRHLSSLGENLVTSTYIWENCFAMAITIIGLLLFMYLIGNLQTYMQLATTRSEEIGEKMKLKEREVEIWIEKRGLPMEEKTSIMQKVKQKLKENKEVDVENLLSILPFEDRKRIKLLLCLPLLRKVSMFQNMEKEVLDIICEHLEPMMYTERSYMIREGEPLDQMLFITYGTAWVYTNNASSHNNNAHDHHSGTNNNSDDSLAMRKSSTRRLKKYDYVGEELLEWSLTHNTLSGFPIATTNVKSHTKVEVFALRANDLMNIVRKNYKLFRRNIQTYSTNSGANVQMMNEGPLKSQSSKYQRL, encoded by the exons AATTCCTGAATGGAGTATAGTAATGAACACGTTAACCCAATCCTGGAAGACCGATAATGGACCAGATGAAAAGAAGAGCAGGTGGACCAAGATAAAGGAAATTCTCAAGCAAAACATCATGAGGCCTCTTCCAATGTGGAAAAAGATATTTATAGTTATCTGTGTTGTTGCGGTTACACTGGACCCTCTGTTCTTCTACATTCCCATGATAGACCAGGAACTCAAGTGCATTAAAACAGACAAGAAGTTGGGAATTTTAGCTGTTACTTTAAGATCATTAGTAGATATAGTTTATATAGTAGATATTATACTCAACGTATCCAAAGCATATGAGGTAGTACGAAGAGAAAATTTATTGAAAAGTGGTCAGATGGTAAAAAATGCTTTGGCAGTGGCACATAGGCTCTCGTGGTCTCTCATCTTAATTGACTTTTTGGCCATTCTCCCAGTCCCACAg GTTATAATATTTGTTTTCGTTGAAGGACTTGGGTGCTCGGGATCTTCGAAGAAAAAGTGGCTAAACATTTGTCTTCTCTCTCAATATGTACCAAGGACTCTTCGAATTTACCAATCGTGCAAGGATCTTGTAAGGATCCAAGATACAGTGACTAGAATGGTTTGGGTTAAGGGTGGACTAAACTTTTTACTATACATCCTTTCTAGTCAT GTGATTGGAGGCTTTTGGTACTTTTACTCATTTCAAAGAGAAGCATCATGCTGGAAAACTAGATTAATTTGTGACAAATATAAGACAATCTGTGGTGGAAACGATCTTTGTGATGTCGTATCAAAAAACATAGAACTTATCAATAAAGAGTGTCCGATAGATACGAACGATAAGAAGAAATTCAATTATGGGATATTTTTCGAAGCTATAGAGTCTGGTGTGCTGGGATCATATGATATTCCCCAAAAGGTCATGTATGGCTTTTGTTGGGGACTGCGACATTTGAG TTCGCTTGGTGAAAACCTCGTAACAAGTACCTATATATGGGAGAACTGCTTTGCAATGGCTATCACTATCATAGGCTTGCTACTCTTTATGTATCTAATTGGAAACTTGCAG ACATATATGCAGCTGGCAACTACAAGATCAGAAGAGATAGGAGAAAAGATGAAGTTGAAAGAACGAGAGGTAGAAATATGGATTGAAAAAAGGGGTCTACCAATGGAAGAAAAGACCTCAATCATGCAAAAAGTAAAGCAAAAGTTGAAGGAAAACAAAGAAGTTGATGTTGAGAATCTACTTTCTATACTTCCCTTTGAAGATAGAAAGCGCATAAAGCTTCTCTTGTGCTTGCCTTTGCTAAGAAAA GTTTCAATGTTTCAAAATATGGAGAAGGAAGTATTGGACATCATTTGTGAACACCTTGAGCCAATGATGTATACTGAGAGAAGCTATATGATCAGAGAAGGGGAGCCACTTGATCAAATGCTTTTCATCACGTACGGTACTGCTTGGGTCTACACAAACAATGCTAGTAGTCACAACAACAATGCTCATGATCATCACAGTGGTACTAATAATAATAGTGATGATTCGTTGGCAATGAGAAAAAGTAGTACAAGACGTCTTAAGAAGTATGATTATGTTGGAGAAGAGCTATTGGAGTGGTCATTGACGCACAATACCTTAAGTGGCTTCCCCATTGCGACTACCAACGTCAAGTCTCACACTAAAGTTGAAGTGTTTGCTCTTAGGGCCAATGACTTGATGAATATTGTTCGTAAAAACTATAAATTGTTCAGGCGGAATATCCAAACCTACTCCACTAATTCTGGGGCCAATGTGCAAATGATGAATGAAGGTCCTCTCAAGTCTCAAAGTTCCAAGTATCAACGCTTATAG